One part of the Ziziphus jujuba cultivar Dongzao chromosome 2, ASM3175591v1 genome encodes these proteins:
- the LOC107418334 gene encoding phenylacetaldehyde oxime monooxygenase CYP71AN24, which produces MALSLPLMINQLSILFHPFLVSLFFLLSLLFLFIRSRSGGKRKLNLPPSPPRFPIIGNLHQLGSLLHSSFRDLSLKYGPDLMLLQLGQTPTLVVSSAEMVKEMIKSHDIVFSNRPRTTAADILLYGCKDVSFSPYGEYWRQVRKIGVLELLSMKRVHQFQFVRDEEVAILVERIRKASVKGVPVNLTEMLFAVSNNIVSRCVLGQCFVGEDGKSKFGEVARRLMTHFVEFSVGDFFPSLRFIDDLRGFTGRLKKTFGELDAFFDKVIEVHKAVMESDTADSKDFVDILLRLQNDKMLDFEFTRNDLKALLIDMFVGGSHTTSTSLEWLMAELVKNPKVMKKAQEEVRKVVGKKPKVEMEDINQMEYLKCVIKENARLHPPVPLLVPRETTSKIEMGGYHIPAKTRVFINAWAIQRDPRSWDRAEEFIPERFEKSSVDFKGQDFQLIPFGIGRRGCPGMSFGITSIEYVIANLLYWFDWKASDGGLGENLDMSEANGLTVTKIVPLRLVPISYSTT; this is translated from the exons ATGGCTCTATCGCTTCCATTGATGATCAACCAATTGAGCATACTATTTCATCCTTTTCTTGTCTCTTTGTTCTTCCTCCTTTCCCTCCTGTTTTTGTTCATACGCAGTAGATCAGGTGGCAAACGCAAACTCAATTTGCCTCCTTCCCCACCAAGATTTCCCATAATTGGAaaccttcaccaacttggttcACTCTTACACAGCTCCTTCCGAGATCTTTCCCTGAAATATGGCCCTGATCTAATGCTTTTACAATTAGGCCAAACTCCAACTCTTGTGGTTTCCTCTGCAGAAATGGTGAAAGAAATGATCAAGTCCCATGACATCGTCTTCTCAAACCGACCAAGGACGACTGCTGCTGATATCTTACTCTATGGTTGCAAAGACGTGAGCTTTTCGCCTTACGGCGAGTATTGGAGACAAGTAAGGAAGATTGGTGTTCTTGAACTGTTGAGTATGAAAAGGGTCCATCAGTTTCAGTTTGTGAGGGATGAAGAAGTAGCAATATTGGTTGAAAGGATTCGCAAAGCTTCTGTCAAGGGAGTTCCTGTAAACCTAACCGAGATGTTGTTTGCAGTATCGAATAATATAGTCTCTAGATGTGTTCTTGGACAGTGTTTTGTTGGAGAAGATGGTAAGAGCAAGTTTGGAGAGGTGGCAAGGAGGTTGATGACCCACTTCGTGGAATTCAGTGTGGGagattttttcccttctttgaGATTTATTGATGATCTGAGAGGCTTTACTGGGCGTTTGAAAAAAACTTTTGGTGAATTGGATGCTTTCTTTGATAAGGTTATTGAAGTTCACAAAGCAGTAATGGAAAGTGACACAGCTGATTCAAAAGACTTTGTGGATATTCTTCTCAGGCTTCAAAATGATAAAATGCTCGACTTTGAATTCACTAGAAATGACCTGAAAGCACtcttaatt GACATGTTCGTGGGTGGAAGCCATACTACTTCAACATCATTGGAATGGTTAATGGCTGAGCTTGTGAAAAATCCAAAGGTAATGAAGAAAGCTCAGGAAGAGGTTAGAAAAGTGGTAGGTAAAAAGCCCAAGGTAGAAATGGAGGATATCAATCAAATGGAGTACTTGAAATGTGTTATCAAAGAAAACGCAAGACTACATCCACCAGTTCCTCTGTTAGTTCCTCGAGAAACAACCTCGAAGATCGAAATGGGAGGCTACCATATTCCTGCAAAAACAAGAGTGTTTATCAATGCATGGGCAATCCAAAGGGATCCAAGATCATGGGACAGAGCAGAGGAGTTCATACCAGAAAGGTTTGAAAAGAGCAGTGTTGATTTCAAAGGACAGGATTTCCAATTGATTCCATTTGGTATTGGAAGAAGAGGGTGTCCTGGAATGTCATTTGGGATTACTTCTATTGAATATGTGATTGCCAATCTTCTCTATTGGTTTGATTGGAAGGCGTCTGACGGTGGTTTGGGAGAGAATTTGGACATGAGTGAAGCTAATGGTCTGACTGTTACTAAGATAGTTCCCCTTCGTCTTGTTCCAATATCCTACTCCACTACTTGA
- the LOC107418335 gene encoding phenylacetaldehyde oxime monooxygenase CYP71AN24, with translation MALLPQLNQLWQLYELHLKTLFHPLLFSVFLLSILFLFKRRRSSSSGGKVLNLPPSPPKFPIIGNIHQLGSLPHRSLRALSQKHGYDLMLLQLGQAPTLVISSAEMVKEILKSHDIVFSNRPKTTAADILLYGCKDVGFAPYGGYWRQVRKISVLELLSVKRVNQFQFVRDQEVELLVGRIRKASQSGSSINISELLIAISNNIVARCVLGQSVVDENGKSRFGEVARKLMVQLTEFCIADFFPSLRWIDALRGFIGRLKETFAEMDAFYDEVIEERKAALGKDSGSSDAKDFIDILLQLQKDEMLGFELAQSDIKGILMDMFLGGSDTTSTALEWMMSELMRNPEVMKKAQEEVRRVVGKKPKIDLDDINQMEYLKCVVKENLRLHPPAPLLVPRETTKDIEMGGYHIPEKTRVFINAWAIQRDPRMWLDRPEEFVPERFMNSNVEFKGQDLQLIPFGFGRRGCPGVAFGVCSTEYVIANLLYWFNWKLSGDQLGKDLDMSEVYGLTVQKKVHLYVVPIPYFPAA, from the exons ATGGCTCTATTACCACAACTGAACCAGTTATGGCAATTATATGAGCTACACTTGAAAACACTCTTTCATCCCCTGCTTTTCTCTGTTTTCCTCCTTTccattctctttctctttaaacGCAgaagatcatcatcatcaggtGGGAAAGTACTAAACTTGCCTCCTTCACCACCAAAGTTTCCAATAATCGGAAACATCCACCAACTGGGTTCACTCCCACATCGCTCTCTTAGAGCACTTTCACAAAAACATGGCTATGATCTCATGCTTTTGCAGTTGGGTCAAGCTCCAACGCTTGTGATTTCGTCAGCAGAGATGGTGAAAGAGATCTTGAAGTCACACGACATCGTCTTCTCCAACCGTCCTAAAACCACCGCTGCTGATATCTTACTCTATGGTTGCAAAGACGTCGGATTCGCTCCTTACGGCGGGTATTGGAGACAGGTTCGCAAGATCAGTGTTCTTGAGCTTCTGAGCGTGAAAAGAGTGAATCAGTTTCAGTTTGTGAGGGACCAAGAGGTTGAACTTTTGGTCGGTAGGATAAGAAAAGCTAGCCAAAGTGGAAGTTCTATAAATATAAGCGAGTTGCTGATTGCAATCTCCAACAATATAGTGGCTAGATGTGTTCTTGGACAGTCTGTTGTGGATGAAAATGGTAAGAGCAGGTTCGGAGAGGTAGCGAGGAAGCTTATGGTTCAGTTAACCGAATTCTGCATCGCGGATTTCTTCCCTAGTTTGAGATGGATTGATGCTCTTAGAGGCTTTATTGGACGCTTGAAAGAAACTTTTGCGGAAATGGATGCTTTCTATGATGAGGTTATCGAAGAACGCAAAGCAGCACTTGGGAAGGATTCCGGATCTTCTGATGCAAAAGACTTCATCGATattctcctccaactccaaaaGGATGAGATGCTTGGATTTGAGCTCGCTCAAAGCGACATCAAAGGAATTCTAATG GACATGTTTTTGGGTGGAAGCGATACGACTTCGACAGCACTGGAATGGATGATGTCCGAGCTAATGAGAAATCCAGAAGTGATGAAAAAAGCTCAAGAAGAGGTTAGAAGAGTGGTGGGGAAAAAGCCCAAGATTGATTTGGATGACATAAACCAAATGGAGTACTTGAAATGTGTTGTGAAAGAAAATCTAAGATTGCATCCTCCAGCTCCTCTTCTAGTCCCTCGAGAAACAACGAAAGACATCGAAATGGGAGGCTACCATATTCCTGAAAAAACAAGGGTGTTCATCAATGCTTGGGCAATCCAAAGGGATCCAAGAATGTGGTTGGACAGGCCAGAGGAGTTTGTACCTGAGAGGTTTATGAATTCTAATGTTGAATTTAAAGGTCAAGATCTTCAACTTATTCCATTTGGGTTTGGAAGAAGAGGATGTCCTGGAGTGGCATTTGGGGTTTGTTCCACTGAATATGTGATTGCAAACCTTCTGTATTGGTTTAACTGGAAGCTTTCAGGTGACCAGTTGGGGAAGGATTTGGACATGAGCGAAGTTTATGGACTCACTGTTCAGAAGAAAGTTCATCTTTATGTTGTTCCAATTCCCTACTTTCCAGCTGCTTGA